A genome region from Akkermansiaceae bacterium includes the following:
- a CDS encoding DNA phosphorothioation-associated putative methyltransferase, whose product MTAAEYRQALDALPYGKRLPGAVYLLDPGDDPRIPPLLRITVSELRKRLDIGSAFNLLKIHTGSPKVSFLSYPDFEKDPHPELAEAVLVDLVTGKSRRDDYRSRANPPILHRKETFIPADHPHHGKFAKLTKQEEAAGLLEDTSRIGFRLNWERALSERGLCFKGHRLVETGDKPLQATTTPKRKIQRHKTALVRREISKPVKTLIELGQLRRGDSFFDYGCGHGGDVEAVSKLGHESGGWDPVHAPDAPKQPADVVNLGFVLNVIEDPAERVEALVDAWQHTRRALLVSTLIAGQEAYDDIRSFGDGVITSRDTFQKFFEPSEIQSLIEDSLHTEAVPVGLGIYLVFRDTADLHDFLVQRSRRFIDWESLSRKLGLLRALKAKRDPYDIHRELLDAYWESVLELGRMPREEEFDRLAEVRQACGSLPRALQLFIDRFGEPTFNAARQRRKEDLLVFVAAAQLRWKIPFNQLSLRLQRDLRSFFGSYANAEEKARELMFAAGDPDELEIAASQLDFGHLDPNEAHFTFHRSLLDELPVILRVYVECAARLYGNPREADLIKIHLHSRKLTFHYYRDFDKAALPQLLTRIKIDLKRLFVTVTDHTTGAEHQLLFFKERFLPKDHPDRPKMNRFSAKLRKLGLREETIGYGPSKEKWERWNRDMR is encoded by the coding sequence ATGACCGCCGCCGAATACCGCCAAGCCCTCGACGCCCTGCCCTACGGCAAGCGGCTTCCCGGCGCGGTGTATCTGCTCGATCCCGGCGACGACCCGCGAATTCCTCCGCTTCTCCGCATCACGGTGTCGGAGCTCCGCAAACGGCTGGACATCGGCTCCGCGTTCAACCTGCTCAAAATCCACACGGGCTCGCCGAAGGTCTCGTTCCTCTCCTATCCCGACTTTGAAAAGGATCCCCACCCGGAACTCGCGGAGGCGGTGCTCGTGGATCTGGTCACCGGGAAATCCCGCCGCGACGACTACCGCAGCCGCGCCAACCCGCCCATCCTCCACCGCAAGGAAACCTTCATCCCTGCCGATCACCCGCACCACGGAAAATTTGCCAAGCTCACGAAGCAGGAGGAAGCCGCCGGCCTCTTGGAAGACACCTCCCGCATCGGTTTCCGCCTGAACTGGGAACGCGCCCTTTCCGAGCGCGGACTCTGCTTCAAGGGCCACCGGCTTGTTGAAACCGGTGATAAGCCACTCCAGGCAACCACCACCCCGAAAAGGAAAATCCAGCGCCACAAGACCGCCCTCGTCCGCCGTGAAATCTCCAAGCCGGTAAAAACCCTGATCGAACTCGGCCAGCTCCGCCGCGGCGATTCCTTCTTCGACTACGGCTGCGGCCACGGCGGCGATGTCGAAGCGGTTTCCAAACTCGGCCACGAGTCCGGCGGCTGGGATCCTGTCCATGCACCCGATGCACCGAAGCAACCCGCCGATGTCGTCAACCTCGGCTTCGTGCTCAATGTCATCGAAGATCCCGCAGAGCGCGTCGAGGCGCTTGTCGATGCCTGGCAACACACCCGCCGCGCCTTGCTCGTATCCACCCTCATCGCCGGCCAGGAAGCCTACGACGACATCCGATCCTTCGGGGATGGTGTGATCACCAGTCGCGACACCTTCCAGAAATTCTTCGAACCGTCTGAAATTCAGTCACTCATTGAAGACTCCCTCCACACCGAAGCCGTTCCCGTCGGCCTCGGCATCTATCTGGTCTTCCGCGACACCGCCGATCTCCATGATTTCCTCGTGCAGCGCTCCCGCCGTTTCATCGATTGGGAATCGCTCTCGCGGAAGCTCGGCCTGCTACGGGCGCTCAAGGCGAAGCGCGATCCCTACGACATCCACCGCGAGCTTCTCGACGCCTACTGGGAGTCCGTGCTCGAACTCGGCCGCATGCCCCGCGAGGAGGAATTCGACCGCCTTGCGGAAGTCCGCCAAGCCTGCGGCTCCCTGCCGCGCGCCCTCCAGCTCTTCATCGACCGCTTCGGCGAACCGACTTTCAACGCCGCCCGCCAGCGCCGCAAAGAGGATCTCCTCGTCTTCGTGGCCGCCGCCCAGCTCCGGTGGAAAATTCCCTTCAACCAGCTCTCCCTCCGCCTCCAGCGCGACCTGCGCTCCTTCTTCGGCAGCTACGCGAACGCCGAGGAAAAAGCCCGCGAACTCATGTTCGCCGCCGGCGATCCCGACGAACTCGAAATCGCCGCCTCCCAGCTCGACTTCGGCCACCTCGATCCGAACGAAGCCCACTTCACTTTCCACCGCAGCCTGCTCGACGAGCTGCCCGTCATCCTCCGCGTCTATGTCGAGTGCGCCGCCCGTCTCTACGGTAACCCGCGCGAGGCCGACCTAATCAAGATCCACCTGCATTCCCGCAAGCTCACCTTCCACTACTACCGGGACTTCGATAAAGCCGCGCTCCCCCAGCTGCTCACCCGCATCAAGATCGATCTCAAGCGGCTCTTCGTCACCGTAACCGACCACACCACGGGAGCCGAACACCAGCTCCTCTTCTTCAAGGAACGCTTCCTCCCCAAGGATCACCCTGATCGCCCGAAGATGAACCGCTTCAGCGCGAAACTCCGCAAGCTCGGCCTCCGCGAGGAAACCATC